Genomic DNA from Triticum urartu cultivar G1812 unplaced genomic scaffold, Tu2.1 TuUngrouped_contig_5578, whole genome shotgun sequence:
CTACAATTTTCAAGAATAATTCATCGAGGGCCGATAGAAAATTTCATATAAAAATAAACACTACACAAGTGAATACACACATATTCATCCAGCACATTAGCCTACTCAAATATGAGTACCAGGAACCAAAAAGTCATGTCAAACAAAAGAAATAACAATACaatgtactcccttcgttccgaAATAATTGTCGTTGGAGGGGTTTTCCGACCAGGTGAAAACGAGTGAAATTACCAAACTGCCCCTCCACCACCCACCGATTTGAAATCGCACGGGCCGTCGTCTTCCTCCGTCGCTCCTCCCCTTCGCCAGGCTCCTCCGTCGTCCACATCTCCGGCGCCCTTCCCCGCCGGTTGCCTGCGGCCGCAGCTCCGAATCCTTCCCCGCTGGCCGCGTATCCCTCGCTGGCCGTCTCCCTCCACTCCAACCGAGAGCTCGAGGTCAGCCGCCGCTGCTGCTCGCTGCTCCTTTCTGCTCCTGCATACGCACAATGATTTTGATCAGAATTGCTTGGATTTCTGCTGGATGAACACAGAGACAAAATAATTACTCCGTGTGTCCCTCTTCTGCTGGATGAACACAGAGTAATTATAATTATTCTGCTGGATTTCTGCTAGAGTAGCATACAGAATAAATTTTGGATTTCCTGTAATTTTGGAAACATCTTTATTGAACAGGAGTACTAGTATGAACAATAGTTTGATACACCAATGCTGCAAAACCTGCAATGCATCACTGGCATGTTACTTGTTCATCCAGTAGGCGTCCATGTTCCATTTGCTACTGGGACTGTGGAGCATATTAGCATTGCCCAGTAGCCATCCCACGAGCCGCCAACTCTCTACAGCAGAAATTCGTTCAAAATAGGCCGGTAGCTGGAATGTTAGGAAACAGGGAGATGTGGTGACCGTGACAGGTACCTGAACCATTGTAAACTGGAATATCTCTTCTTCCTCCGGGCGAGCTCCTCGGACTCAGACTCTCTGCTTAAACTGGTTCTGCCGGCACAATGAGATCGAGGGCATAACCTTCATTAAAATTTGGACAGAAGAGACTAGTACTCGTGAATTTATTTAAGCGGCCAATTTGAACAAATAAAAGGATGACAAGGGGAAAACCTCTTCGACCCATAGTCTGCTTAATATCTCTCTTTCTTTGTGGCCAAGCAGCACTCTGTAAGTCGAATGGAGCACTAAATGGCAGAATGATTAGCTAAAATGAATGTGAAATGTGAATAAGCCAATTCATTCTATTAGCCCTGTTTGTGTAGAACAGAATAGAATAACAATTTGTCTATTCTTTTATTAATGGTTTTCTACCAAAAAGCATTGTACTCTGCACCTGTATGGGTTCAGGAAATTGCAACCAGGACACATTCAAAATTTCAAAGTATTACCCAAATTGCCACATGTAACGAGGGTTAAGCCAAAAGGCTCTTTGTGACAGGTTTCTTTCCGACGAGCCATTAGATCATACCTGAAAATAGTTGCATGACCACAGCAGCAAGCTTCAACATAATTATTCAGCCGTAGATCAGCAAGACAAAGTTGGCTAACGCTGCTCGACCACCAAGGATAGAGTCCGGATGTCTTATATTGTGAGAAAATCACACTTCACCAACAGCTAGCTGCAGAACATGATTTTTACTCCATACTCCATTTGTATGTGTATATTTCTACTACTCCATTTGTATGATCACTCTCTGATACTCCATAATCCATAATAATCCCAAGAGAAGAGAAGCGAAGCGAAGAGAAGAGAGCAAGAGTAGAGAAGAGAAGAgtaagagaagagaagagaattCTTTGCACTGCTCCTCTTCCTACTCCAAGAACTACTCCTACTCTTAACAGAAATAAATTAAGTTAATTAACTTAAAAAAGATTTTTCAGTTAATTAACAGGAGTAGTTCTAAGGTGCAGAGTAGTTTCAGTTAATTAACAGGAGTAGTTCTAAGGTGCAGAGTAGTTTAGTTAATTAACTATTCCTACTCCTAAATTTAATTTACTGAAGAGAAGAGAAGTGAGTAGAGGAGAAGTGAAGAACACTAAATTCCTACACTAAATTACTCAAGCCTTGCTAAATAGCAAATCCTATACTCCAGCACATAAAAGTTCCTACAGAGCAAGCAATTGGCTTTCTTCCAATTAGCTTGATACTCCACAGATTAGGTTGCAGCAAAAATGCACTACAGAGCAAACAATTACTCCAAACAAGCACCATTGATCAGCATCCTACTCCTGAAAACAAGCACTATTTGCACTTACAAATTCGGTGTGAATTACTGTACAGTAACACTGATCATGGGAGTACAAATTCGGTGTGAATTACTGGACACCTCCTTTACACAGAACAGTTTGCAACAATGCTAATAACTAGCTGGCACTTAAAAAAATCCATGGATTCAACCCAACTAAGCTTGAGTGTGTGATTGTTTACCAGTGGTAACCATCTTGACCATTTTTGGCTGGCTGGTAATAGCATTTGTTTTATTTTGTGGACACAAAAACAACCCTAGCCACACAAAAAACAATAGGGAATATACAttcttttttccttttgtttttgaggGGAGAAATATGCATTCTGTTGGATGGCTTCCGTGACTAAACCTGATTTTCAACACCTTTGAACAAAGTCATGGTATAAATAAAGAGAATGAAAGAAAATATCTGAATATGACAACTACTCCAGTAAAACATAGTGAAAGTGCAATTAAACTACTGTGCTGAATTTGGTTCATAGATACCCGCAAGATTTAGGATTCTCAAACAGAATAAAACCCACAAGATTTATTCAGCACAAATAACCCAGTAAATTCCTACACTACTAAACAAGAGCAGTACACTACTGCTGCACTTGCTACTCCAGTAATTGGAAGCAATACTCCAATACTGTTGTATTGGAAGCAATGCTGCAGTAGTTCAAGCAGTACTTCGGTACTGTAGTTCAGTGGAGTAGCTGTAAAGAATTAACACTAAGCATCAGCAAGTTGTACAGAATTAACAAAATTAAGAAAGCATCAGCAAGTTAACAAGCTACTGAAAAACTACTGCAATCAAAACAGTACTGCAAAATTAAAATTCAAAATTTGCAAAATTTTGTAAACTGAATTTTTTGCCAAGGAAACAAAATTCACCTAAGAGCTACTGCAAGCAGGTCTACTTGCTTTTGGGGTGTTTTTGCACAACCTGTTTGTCTGCCATGCAAGAATGTGTGCTAAACCAATCTGTCTAAAGCAAGCAAGCACCAAACAATTTGCCTGCTAAACCTGTCTGCTCCAATCTGTTTGTTGAAGTCTACTTGCACAAATCCGTCTGCTGCTACTtgctccaagaacaagaagagaagagaagagcaGCAATCTTGCACAAATCTGTCCGCTACTGCTTGCACAAATGTCTACAAGGTCTACTGCTCCAAGCAAGCAAGCAGAGCAAGAGAAGATGACAGGAGAAGGGGAAAAAAGAGACCTTTTTACTCCGGCGAGCTCCTTGCTGAGCTCCTCCACCTGCATCTTTGCCTTGAGCGCGTAGCCGTCGGCGGACACGGGGTCTCCGCGCTTCCACCCTGGCGGCACCCAGTACGGGTCGGCGCCGACCTCCCGGCGCAGGGCCGCGAGCTCGTCCGGCTCGAGCCAGTACTCCATGGCGCCGTCGGCGTTGTGGCAACGGCGGATGCGCTCGGCCTCCTCCGTGGCGCCACCGGCGTGCTTGAGGACGTGGTCCAGGCACACCACCGCGACGGCCTCCTCCCCATCTCCCGCCTCCGTCGCCAGATCCAGAGTAGGCGCATCAAAGCTTGACCTCGGATGTGGGGTGGGGTGCGAGTGGACGACGGGTGTGAGTGGAGGCGGAAGAAAGATGGCGACGACGGGGAGAGCTGGCGGCCCCCTGGCCGAGGTGGCCGGCGAGCTGGGTGAGGTGGTGGCCGGCGAGGTGGTCGAGGGGGTGGCAGAAGAGGGGCGAAGGGGAGAGAGGGCGACGAGAGCAAGAGTGAGTGGACAGCGACGAACGGCGCGAGGGTAAAATGGAAAAGTGCGTTAATTTCGTAACGTGGCTGAACTTGTACTGGAGTTGTCCAACGACAATTATTTCGAAACAGAGGGAATACAAACTAAGAACTTACATACATGAAGAGAACTACATACAACAGCCTAACTATAGAACCTATGAAGGTAAAAGCAGAAATAAAGATAGCTATTAATATGATAGATAGTGCCTTAAAGCATGTGCAACAAAGCATTACGTACTACAACCACTCACACTTGCTCCATAACaaacccatgaacacgacgcccCTAACAAGACCGTCTGGCTCAATGCTAACAAGAGATACATGACCAGCTtaataaaaaaggagaaaatcaAGGGAAATGTAAGAAACGAAAGAACCTCGAATCATACACAAACAATATGATAATACCATGCATACATCTAGGAAGAGAAGCATGATAAGATGAATGGAAAAACCTATAAATCAACCTAAAAAATTTGCAAGGAAACTGAAGAACCCCAAATCCCTATGATGAACAACATACCAACAATCTACCAACCTATGAGATGCATGGAAAGCCATAAAAAATACTCACAAAAAGGATTGAATGGGGAAATAATGGAGAGATAAACACGAATGAGATCTAAAAACGAACATGAAGGTAACAACCGTAAGCTAAATTTGACCTCAATAGAGACACTTTAGCTGAAATCCACAACAATTAATGACTTAGACGTTGAAATCACCATGAAAGTCGACTTCCCTCCCTCCACTCTGTCGTTCTCACTCACATCT
This window encodes:
- the LOC125529401 gene encoding protein AMEIOTIC 1-like; this encodes MEYWLEPDELAALRREVGADPYWVPPGWKRGDPVSADGYALKAKMQVEELSKELAGVKSAPFDLQSAAWPQRKRDIKQTMGRRGYALDLIVPAEPV